TTGGTAGATGAGAAAGTGCTAATGCTATCTTATGTGATCGTCAGTTCGTCACATTGCTCGGTTCTATGGTTCTTCAGAGTCGGAGTTATCATTTATATCTTGGTCTAAAACCACATTCATCATCTTTATGTATGTAAATAGAACATTATCCCAGTCTAAATAATAATGGTCAAGACGTTTAAACAACATGCTTACTGTAATCATTTAGTacacaaagagaaaaagaacttacaaaatataaaagaacaaataaataaGCTAAGAACGAACTACAACAAATGTAAAAAACAAACATGCATGGACTTGGGCTATAACTATAATCATATGAAGCCTTACCACTAACTACTTGAGTATACCCCTTACCTGTCACAGAGTACAAAGATATTCATAGAAAAGTTACTCTTGTTGATCATACAGacctctctgtttttctctaaAGAGTCATGAGCTCTCTGGAAGTAGTAGACTCTGTCTTTGGGACGACCCAGTGGCCCACTACTCTTCCAAACAACCCTTCAAGCTTCTTGAACTCGAAAGGCTTCCAAATCTGTTGCTTCCTCTGAGACACATCAACAACGGAAGAAACACATCTCTTCTTCAGCTCTGAGTTCTCTTCTTTGAGCATTTGAATTGCTAAACTCATCTGCCTTATagcttctctcttctcttcatctttctctctcaccATTTCACCGTAAACCTTATTCTCCTCTCTCAGCCTCTCTATCTCTTCCTTCATAATCCCATCATCTCCATTAGCTTCACCATAATTGTCATCAGTCTcaccttcatcatcatcaacccACTTGTCTTCACCGTCATCCACTTCGGACTCAGCGTACTCTTCACGAGTCTCACAAGCCTCGGACCAGGAAGACTGGTCCCAAGTCGATGATTTCTCATCACGATGATGACTCTCTGAGCCGTGTTTGTGCACAGAAGAGGGTCTCAACAAGTCGTACCTCTCGGCTAAGGAGCGATGGGAACGGTAGAAATCTTCGACCATAGCAACGAGCTCAGGCCTTTTCTTGTAATACATCTCAGCTCGTGCCGCGAATGAATCCGCATCCT
The Raphanus sativus cultivar WK10039 chromosome 1, ASM80110v3, whole genome shotgun sequence DNA segment above includes these coding regions:
- the LOC108850532 gene encoding protein NETWORKED 3A-like yields the protein MVMDSSKWWWIGNHNTTNFSPWLHSTLSELDEKTKEMLRVIDEDADSFAARAEMYYKKRPELVAMVEDFYRSHRSLAERYDLLRPSSVHKHGSESHHRDEKSSTWDQSSWSEACETREEYAESEVDDGEDKWVDDDEGETDDNYGEANGDDGIMKEEIERLREENKVYGEMVREKDEEKREAIRQMSLAIQMLKEENSELKKRCVSSVVDVSQRKQQIWKPFEFKKLEGLFGRVVGHWVVPKTESTTSRELMTL